From Domibacillus sp. DTU_2020_1001157_1_SI_ALB_TIR_016, a single genomic window includes:
- a CDS encoding SdpI family protein, giving the protein MKNRFFWMIMLLASFASIAALPYLPDQIATHWGPSGEADGYSSKWFGALFGPAIILLIGGLFKLLPKIDPRRQNYDKFQSSYSIIANASLTLIFVIHLLLLTNGLGYEVHMDTAVSLLIGALFMIIGNYMPRMRPSYFVGIRTPWTLADDRIWTKTHRTGGWLFAAGGLVLMASALLPAAVKIPTLIGVVILIISIPYLQSYLLFKKSHH; this is encoded by the coding sequence ATGAAAAATCGTTTCTTTTGGATGATCATGTTACTCGCTTCTTTTGCCAGTATTGCTGCACTTCCCTACCTGCCGGATCAAATTGCAACACATTGGGGTCCCTCCGGAGAAGCCGATGGCTATTCTTCAAAATGGTTTGGCGCCCTTTTCGGTCCTGCGATAATTCTTTTGATTGGCGGTCTTTTTAAGCTTCTTCCTAAAATAGATCCGCGCCGGCAAAATTACGATAAGTTTCAAAGCAGCTATTCCATTATCGCCAATGCCTCACTGACTCTTATTTTCGTCATTCATCTCCTGCTGCTCACAAATGGGCTTGGCTATGAAGTGCATATGGATACCGCTGTTTCTCTTTTGATCGGGGCTCTTTTTATGATTATTGGAAATTACATGCCCCGTATGCGTCCCAGCTATTTTGTCGGCATCCGGACACCCTGGACGCTTGCAGACGACCGTATTTGGACCAAAACACACCGCACCGGCGGATGGCTGTTTGCTGCAGGCGGGCTTGTGCTGATGGCATCGGCTCTTTTGCCGGCTGCTGTAAAAATACCGACACTGATTGGTGTGGTCATTTTAATTATCTCTATCCCCTATCTTCAGTCTTATCTTTTATTTAAGAAAAGCCATCATTAA
- a CDS encoding bifunctional homocysteine S-methyltransferase/methylenetetrahydrofolate reductase, with amino-acid sequence MTLLDKLKTSVLTADGAMGTLLYSYGIDFCYEELNTEKPEVIEKIHSDYIQAGADVIQTNTYGANALKLSRYGMESRARELNEAALRIAKRAAAPGGQFVLGTIGGIRGIRKSTATNDEILASVREQAESLLAGDPDGLLLETYYDFEELTATVKLLRQMSNVPIIAQVSMHEPGVLQNGLTLNNALSQLEGIGADVVGVNCRLGPYHTIQAFEEVTLPSKAFLSAYPNASLLDVEDGRIVYESEADYFGRAAVLLRNEGVRLIGGCCGTTPKHIEAAKKRLAGLPPLTEKKVQTKKPIIIQEAAPATDVSICEKAKTERTIIVELDTPKTLVADKFIEGANALYKTGIDAVTMADNSLASPRVSNMAMGATLKMKHDVRSLVHITCRDRNLIGLQSHLMGLDALGLHDVLAITGDPTKVGDFPGATSVYDVSSLELIQLIKQLNEGISFSGKPLKKKSNFSVAAAFNPNVRVLDRAVKRMEKKIECGADYFITQPVFTKEKIVEVYEATKHLSTPVFIGIMPLTNMRNAEFLHHEVPGIKLSDETLERMRACGEDREASAKEGVQIAKELIETAAGLFNGLYLITPFLRYDMSIELIHFIKELDAQKESGAVYDHTSY; translated from the coding sequence ATGACACTGCTCGACAAGTTAAAAACAAGCGTGCTGACTGCCGATGGAGCAATGGGTACATTATTGTATTCTTATGGAATCGATTTTTGCTATGAAGAACTGAACACGGAAAAGCCGGAAGTCATTGAAAAAATCCACAGCGACTACATTCAAGCCGGAGCGGATGTTATTCAAACGAATACGTATGGCGCGAATGCTTTAAAGCTTTCCCGGTATGGAATGGAGAGCCGTGCACGTGAATTGAACGAAGCGGCGCTGCGTATCGCGAAACGGGCGGCGGCTCCGGGCGGACAGTTTGTACTTGGCACAATCGGCGGCATTCGCGGCATCCGTAAAAGTACAGCGACCAACGATGAAATTCTCGCTTCTGTACGCGAGCAGGCTGAAAGCTTATTAGCCGGAGATCCAGACGGACTGCTGCTTGAAACATATTATGATTTTGAAGAATTGACCGCTACTGTAAAGCTTCTTCGTCAAATGAGCAATGTGCCGATCATTGCCCAAGTATCCATGCATGAGCCAGGTGTTCTGCAAAATGGACTGACTTTAAATAATGCTCTTTCTCAGCTTGAAGGCATCGGAGCGGACGTGGTCGGTGTCAACTGCCGTCTCGGTCCTTACCATACGATTCAGGCGTTTGAAGAAGTCACACTGCCAAGCAAAGCATTTCTTTCCGCTTATCCGAATGCGAGCCTGCTGGATGTAGAAGATGGCCGGATTGTTTATGAATCAGAAGCCGACTATTTCGGACGGGCGGCCGTTCTTCTTCGCAATGAAGGTGTCCGCTTAATTGGCGGCTGCTGCGGCACAACACCAAAGCATATTGAAGCGGCGAAAAAACGCCTTGCCGGCCTTCCTCCTTTGACGGAGAAAAAAGTACAAACGAAAAAACCCATTATTATTCAAGAAGCGGCACCGGCGACAGATGTCTCCATTTGTGAAAAAGCGAAAACAGAGCGCACCATTATCGTTGAGCTTGATACACCCAAAACACTTGTAGCGGACAAGTTCATCGAAGGTGCGAACGCACTTTATAAAACAGGCATTGATGCCGTGACGATGGCGGATAACTCTCTTGCTTCCCCACGCGTCAGCAACATGGCGATGGGTGCTACGCTAAAAATGAAGCATGATGTTCGTTCTCTCGTTCACATTACGTGCCGTGACCGCAATTTAATCGGCCTGCAATCCCACTTGATGGGTCTCGATGCGCTCGGCCTTCATGATGTTCTCGCGATTACAGGCGATCCGACAAAGGTCGGCGACTTCCCTGGCGCGACCAGTGTGTATGATGTTTCAAGCCTAGAGCTCATTCAGCTTATTAAACAATTAAACGAAGGGATTTCTTTTTCTGGTAAACCGCTGAAAAAGAAATCCAATTTCTCCGTTGCTGCAGCGTTTAACCCGAATGTCCGCGTACTGGACCGTGCTGTTAAACGGATGGAGAAAAAAATCGAATGTGGTGCAGACTACTTTATTACACAGCCGGTATTTACAAAAGAAAAAATTGTTGAAGTATATGAGGCAACGAAGCATTTATCAACACCGGTGTTTATCGGTATTATGCCGCTGACCAATATGCGGAACGCCGAGTTTTTACACCACGAAGTACCGGGAATCAAGCTGTCGGATGAAACGCTTGAGCGTATGCGTGCCTGCGGCGAAGACCGCGAAGCGTCTGCAAAAGAAGGCGTTCAAATTGCCAAGGAATTGATTGAGACAGCAGCCGGCTTGTTTAACGGCTTGTACTTGATTACGCCATTTTTACGCTATGACATGTCGATTGAACTAATTCACTTTATAAAAGAACTTGATGCACAGAAAGAAAGCGGGGCTGTTTATGACCACACATCTTATTGA